A single genomic interval of Sulfurimonas sp. C5 harbors:
- the rpsH gene encoding 30S ribosomal protein S8: MAINDLVSDALTRIRNAGMRRLATTTLVHSKSVEAVANILVEKGYLESANVVEDGVKKTIKVALKYDDNEKTVINELKRVSKPGRRIYKGREEIKRFKNGYGTIIVSTSRGVLPNDKAYELGVGGEVMCTVW; encoded by the coding sequence ATGGCAATTAATGATTTAGTATCAGATGCGTTAACACGTATCCGTAATGCTGGTATGAGAAGATTAGCTACTACTACTTTAGTACACTCTAAAAGTGTTGAAGCTGTAGCAAATATCTTAGTAGAAAAAGGTTATTTAGAATCTGCTAATGTAGTTGAAGATGGTGTAAAAAAGACTATCAAAGTTGCATTAAAATATGATGATAACGAAAAAACTGTAATCAATGAACTTAAACGTGTATCAAAACCTGGTCGTCGTATCTACAAAGGTAGAGAAGAGATCAAGCGTTTCAAAAATGGTTACGGAACAATTATAGTAAGTACATCACGTGGCGTACTACCAAACGACAAAGCTTATGAGCTTGGTGTTGGTGGTGAAGTTATGTGTACAGTTTGGTAG
- the rpsQ gene encoding 30S ribosomal protein S17 — protein sequence MTHKREIQGNVVKIAGDKTVTIVVERRVMHPRYHKVVKRFKKYLVHDERNEAKVGDEVIAIECRPMSKTKSFRLKSVVKGA from the coding sequence ATGACACATAAACGTGAAATTCAAGGTAATGTTGTAAAAATTGCTGGTGACAAAACTGTAACTATCGTAGTTGAGCGCCGTGTAATGCATCCTCGTTACCACAAAGTTGTAAAACGTTTCAAAAAGTACCTAGTACATGATGAGCGTAATGAGGCAAAAGTTGGAGACGAGGTAATCGCTATCGAATGTCGTCCAATGTCTAAAACAAAATCTTTTAGACTTAAATCAGTAGTTAAAGGAGCGTAG
- the rplN gene encoding 50S ribosomal protein L14, whose translation MIQSFSRLNVADNTGAKEIMCIKVLGGSKRRYATVGDVIVASVKKAIPTAKVKKGKVVKAVIVRTHKEVQRENGSLIRFDDNAAVILDDKREPIGTRIFGPIGREVRYAGFMKIVSLAPEVV comes from the coding sequence ATGATTCAATCTTTCTCACGTTTAAACGTAGCTGATAACACAGGTGCTAAAGAGATTATGTGTATTAAAGTTCTTGGCGGTTCAAAACGTCGTTATGCAACAGTAGGTGACGTAATCGTTGCTTCTGTTAAAAAAGCGATTCCAACTGCTAAAGTTAAAAAAGGTAAAGTTGTAAAAGCTGTTATCGTTAGAACTCATAAAGAAGTTCAAAGAGAAAACGGTTCATTAATTCGTTTCGATGACAACGCAGCTGTTATCTTAGATGACAAGAGAGAGCCTATCGGTACTCGTATCTTCGGACCAATCGGTCGTGAAGTTCGTTATGCTGGATTTATGAAAATCGTATCTCTTGCTCCGGAGGTTGTTTAA
- the rplP gene encoding 50S ribosomal protein L16, translating into MLMPKRTKYRKVMKGRNRGYARSGYKLAFGDIGFKAVEAGRINSRQIESARISATRHIKRNGKIWIRVFPAKPLTAKPLETRMGKGKGGVDKWVMNIKPGRIIFEMGGVPHELAREALTLAMHKLPFKTKIITAEMSNEIF; encoded by the coding sequence ATGTTAATGCCAAAAAGAACAAAATATCGTAAAGTAATGAAAGGTCGTAACCGTGGTTATGCTCGTTCAGGTTACAAATTAGCTTTTGGTGACATCGGTTTTAAAGCGGTAGAAGCTGGTCGTATCAATTCTCGTCAAATTGAATCGGCTCGTATCTCAGCTACTCGTCACATCAAAAGAAATGGTAAGATTTGGATTCGTGTTTTCCCTGCTAAACCATTAACTGCTAAGCCTCTTGAAACTCGTATGGGTAAAGGTAAAGGTGGTGTTGATAAGTGGGTTATGAACATCAAGCCAGGTCGTATTATCTTTGAAATGGGTGGTGTACCTCACGAACTAGCTCGTGAAGCATTAACTTTAGCAATGCACAAATTGCCATTCAAAACAAAAATTATTACTGCGGAGATGAGCAATGAAATATTCTGA
- the infA gene encoding translation initiation factor IF-1 has protein sequence MAKADVIEVDGKIIEALPNATFRVELENGHIILCHIAGKMRMHYIKILPGDKVKLELTPYSLDKGRITYRYK, from the coding sequence ATGGCTAAAGCAGATGTTATTGAGGTTGATGGCAAGATTATTGAAGCATTGCCTAACGCAACTTTTCGTGTTGAACTAGAAAATGGGCATATTATTTTATGTCACATCGCAGGTAAAATGCGTATGCACTATATCAAGATACTTCCAGGTGACAAAGTTAAACTAGAGCTTACACCTTATTCACTTGATAAAGGTCGTATCACTTATAGATACAAATAA
- the map gene encoding type I methionyl aminopeptidase — MAIALRKPQEIDKLRAANKIVGGALELLRQNTKVGMSLKELDAMAEDYIRSQGAKPSFKGLYGFPNAVCTSLNEVIIHGIPNDYKLQEGDVIGYDIGTELEGWFGDAAISVGVGEISKLDEELIACAKDTLYYAIENIKEGMRFKELSYMMEQFIKERGFVPLRNFCGHGIGKRPHEEPEIPNYLDGPNPKAGPKIKSGMVFCLEPMICQKDGKPIILDNGWDVVSADGLRGSHYEHTVAVVDGKAEILSLA; from the coding sequence ATGGCTATCGCACTTAGAAAACCACAAGAGATTGACAAATTAAGAGCTGCCAACAAGATTGTTGGCGGTGCTCTTGAACTTCTTCGTCAAAATACTAAAGTAGGTATGAGTTTAAAAGAATTAGATGCTATGGCTGAGGATTATATCCGTAGTCAAGGTGCTAAACCATCTTTTAAAGGCTTATACGGATTCCCAAATGCTGTATGTACATCTTTAAACGAAGTAATCATTCATGGAATTCCTAATGATTATAAACTTCAAGAGGGCGACGTTATCGGATATGATATCGGAACAGAACTTGAAGGTTGGTTCGGTGATGCTGCTATCAGTGTAGGTGTCGGTGAAATATCAAAACTTGACGAAGAGCTAATCGCTTGTGCAAAAGATACACTCTATTATGCTATCGAAAATATCAAAGAGGGTATGAGGTTTAAAGAACTTTCTTACATGATGGAGCAATTCATCAAAGAGAGAGGTTTTGTACCTTTAAGAAATTTTTGCGGACATGGAATAGGGAAAAGACCTCATGAAGAGCCTGAAATTCCAAATTATCTTGATGGTCCTAACCCTAAAGCGGGACCGAAGATCAAAAGTGGAATGGTTTTTTGCTTAGAACCTATGATTTGCCAAAAAGATGGAAAACCTATTATCTTGGATAATGGTTGGGATGTTGTTAGTGCCGACGGTTTACGCGGTTCACACTATGAGCATACTGTCGCTGTTGTTGACGGTAAAGCTGAAATATTATCTCTTGCGTAA
- the rplO gene encoding 50S ribosomal protein L15, whose protein sequence is MGIENLTPAEGSTSTRKRVGRGQGSGMGKTSTRGQKGQKSRTGYKRKRNFEGGQQPLARRLPKIGFTSKLVKPYVINVEKIKAVAELEEITMETIRSVHKISNSVAKVKLVGASAKDLASKIKDENVTTTGN, encoded by the coding sequence ATGGGTATTGAAAACTTAACTCCTGCAGAAGGATCAACATCTACTCGTAAAAGAGTTGGACGTGGTCAAGGTTCAGGTATGGGTAAGACTTCGACTCGTGGTCAAAAAGGTCAAAAATCTCGTACTGGTTATAAAAGAAAAAGAAACTTCGAAGGTGGACAACAACCACTTGCTCGTCGTTTACCAAAAATCGGTTTTACTTCTAAACTTGTAAAACCATACGTAATCAACGTAGAAAAAATTAAAGCTGTTGCTGAGTTAGAAGAGATCACAATGGAAACTATCCGTTCTGTTCACAAAATCTCTAACTCTGTTGCAAAAGTTAAATTAGTAGGTGCATCTGCAAAAGATTTAGCATCGAAAATTAAAGACGAAAACGTTACAACAACAGGTAACTAA
- the secY gene encoding preprotein translocase subunit SecY, translating to MNKNLANKILITIGFLFIYRLLAYVPVPGVDTAVIASFFDSHQSDALGLFNMFSGNAVERLSIISLGIMPYITASIIMELLAATFPGLGQMKKERDGMVKYMQIIRYATIVITIIQAVGVSVGLQSLTGPNGNSAILADHTTFVVLSAISMLAGTMLLMWIGEQITQSGIGNGISLIIFAGIVSAIPSAIGQTVTMVNTGAMSFLTVIAILALIFITVAVIIYVELGERRVPITYAKKTVMQNQNKRVMNYIPIKVNLSGVIPVIFASAILMFPMTVLSSSTNPTVQAIADFLNPNGYFFNFLTFVFVIFFAFFYASITFNAKDISDNLKRQGGFIPGIRTGEATKEFLNETASRLTVTGALYLGLVATLPFMIIKGMGVPFFFGGTAVLIVVQVALDTMRKIEAQIYMSKYETLSAVGL from the coding sequence GTGAACAAAAATCTAGCTAATAAGATACTTATTACGATTGGGTTTTTATTTATCTACCGCCTGCTGGCATACGTGCCAGTTCCAGGTGTAGATACTGCTGTTATTGCTTCTTTCTTCGACTCTCATCAATCAGATGCATTAGGTTTATTCAATATGTTTAGTGGTAATGCTGTAGAGAGATTATCTATAATTTCACTTGGTATTATGCCTTATATCACTGCTTCAATTATCATGGAGCTTCTTGCTGCTACATTCCCTGGTTTAGGGCAAATGAAAAAAGAGCGTGATGGTATGGTTAAATATATGCAAATAATCCGTTATGCAACTATCGTTATTACGATTATTCAAGCTGTTGGTGTAAGTGTTGGATTACAAAGCTTAACAGGTCCAAACGGTAATAGTGCTATCTTAGCTGATCATACTACATTCGTTGTTCTTTCTGCTATCTCTATGTTAGCTGGAACTATGTTACTTATGTGGATTGGTGAGCAAATAACACAAAGTGGTATTGGTAACGGTATCTCTTTAATTATCTTTGCAGGAATCGTTTCAGCTATTCCTAGTGCTATAGGTCAAACTGTAACTATGGTAAATACTGGAGCAATGAGCTTCTTAACAGTGATTGCTATTTTAGCTCTTATCTTTATAACTGTAGCTGTGATCATTTATGTTGAACTTGGTGAGCGTCGTGTGCCTATTACGTATGCGAAAAAAACTGTAATGCAAAACCAAAACAAACGTGTTATGAACTATATTCCTATTAAAGTTAACCTTTCTGGTGTAATCCCTGTAATTTTCGCTTCTGCGATCTTAATGTTCCCTATGACTGTACTTTCAAGCAGTACAAATCCTACGGTTCAAGCAATTGCAGACTTTTTAAATCCTAACGGTTACTTTTTTAACTTTTTAACTTTTGTATTTGTTATCTTCTTCGCATTCTTTTATGCTTCGATTACATTTAATGCAAAAGATATCTCTGATAATTTAAAACGCCAAGGTGGATTTATCCCTGGTATCCGTACAGGTGAAGCTACAAAAGAGTTCTTAAATGAAACTGCAAGTAGATTAACTGTTACAGGTGCTTTATATCTTGGTTTAGTGGCGACACTCCCATTTATGATCATAAAAGGGATGGGTGTTCCATTCTTCTTTGGTGGTACAGCTGTTTTAATCGTTGTTCAAGTTGCACTTGACACAATGAGAAAAATAGAGGCTCAGATCTATATGAGCAAGTATGAAACTTTAAGTGCAGTTGGTCTGTAA
- a CDS encoding type Z 30S ribosomal protein S14: MAKKSMIAKAKRTPKYAVRAYTRCQICGRPHSVIRDFGICRICFRKMANEGMIPGVRKSSW; this comes from the coding sequence ATGGCTAAGAAGTCTATGATCGCAAAAGCGAAACGTACTCCAAAATATGCAGTACGTGCATATACAAGATGTCAGATTTGTGGTCGTCCACACTCTGTAATCCGTGATTTCGGTATCTGCCGTATCTGTTTCAGAAAAATGGCAAACGAGGGAATGATCCCAGGTGTTAGAAAGTCTAGCTGGTAA
- the rplR gene encoding 50S ribosomal protein L18 translates to MNAKVLKSKLANRLKRKRRIRAKISGCAELPRVSVFRSNRYLSVQAIDDATGTTLCALNSKAISAKANKEGAAALAEAFAGKLKEANVNSIVFDRNGYQYHGVIAAFGEALRANEIKF, encoded by the coding sequence ATGAACGCTAAAGTATTAAAAAGCAAATTGGCAAATCGTTTAAAACGTAAACGTCGTATCCGTGCAAAAATATCTGGTTGTGCTGAACTTCCTCGTGTTTCTGTATTCAGATCAAATCGTTACCTAAGTGTACAAGCAATTGATGATGCAACTGGAACTACTCTATGTGCATTAAATTCAAAAGCGATCTCTGCAAAAGCTAACAAAGAGGGTGCAGCTGCATTAGCTGAAGCTTTCGCTGGTAAGCTTAAAGAAGCTAACGTAAATAGCATCGTATTTGATCGTAATGGTTACCAATATCACGGCGTTATCGCTGCATTTGGTGAAGCACTTCGTGCTAACGAAATTAAGTTTTAG
- the rplX gene encoding 50S ribosomal protein L24, translating to MAKFNFKKGDTVEIIAGDDKGKKATVLAVLPKKNKVIVEGCKIAKKAVKPTEENTKGGHVNKEMPIDVSNVRKVEA from the coding sequence ATGGCAAAATTTAATTTCAAAAAAGGCGATACTGTAGAGATTATCGCTGGTGACGACAAAGGTAAAAAAGCTACAGTTTTAGCTGTATTACCAAAGAAAAACAAAGTAATCGTTGAGGGTTGTAAAATAGCTAAAAAAGCTGTTAAACCAACTGAAGAAAACACTAAAGGCGGACACGTTAATAAAGAGATGCCTATTGATGTTTCAAACGTTCGTAAAGTGGAGGCGTAA
- the rpmC gene encoding 50S ribosomal protein L29 — MKYSDLAGKSAAELQAMLKEKKTELFTLKIKQKMMQLQNSSELKTAKKDIARINTALTAVAK; from the coding sequence ATGAAATATTCTGATTTAGCAGGTAAAAGTGCAGCTGAACTTCAAGCAATGCTTAAAGAGAAGAAAACTGAGCTGTTTACTCTAAAAATTAAACAAAAAATGATGCAATTACAAAACAGCAGCGAATTAAAAACTGCTAAAAAAGATATTGCAAGAATCAACACTGCATTAACTGCAGTAGCAAAGTAG
- the rplF gene encoding 50S ribosomal protein L6, with protein MSRIGKNPVEFAADIKVSANGDVITFAKGNKSVDLDTKGNVSFEIEGNALTFKNLSDARQDRAFWGTYRALAQNIVTGLTTGYEKKLEINGVGYRAAVQGKVLNLQLGFSHDINYDLPEGIEAAVEKNVISLKSHDKQLLGQVAAEIRSFRPPEPYKGKGVKYMEEHIVRKAGKTAKK; from the coding sequence ATGTCAAGAATTGGAAAAAATCCTGTAGAATTTGCAGCTGATATTAAAGTATCTGCAAATGGAGATGTTATCACTTTCGCTAAAGGTAATAAATCTGTTGATTTAGATACTAAAGGAAATGTTTCTTTCGAAATCGAAGGAAATGCATTAACTTTCAAAAATTTATCTGATGCTCGTCAAGACAGAGCTTTCTGGGGTACATACAGAGCATTAGCACAAAACATCGTTACTGGTTTAACTACTGGTTATGAGAAAAAACTTGAAATCAATGGTGTTGGTTATAGAGCTGCTGTTCAAGGTAAAGTTCTTAACTTACAACTAGGTTTCTCTCACGATATCAACTACGATTTACCAGAAGGTATCGAAGCTGCTGTTGAGAAAAATGTTATTTCTTTAAAATCTCATGATAAACAACTTCTTGGTCAAGTTGCTGCTGAGATTAGAAGTTTCCGTCCACCAGAACCATATAAAGGTAAAGGTGTTAAATACATGGAAGAGCATATCGTGCGTAAAGCCGGTAAAACTGCTAAGAAATAA
- the rpsE gene encoding 30S ribosomal protein S5 — MVEINRDDFEESIVNIGRVTKVVKGGRRFRFTALIVVGDKNGTVGFGVGKAKEVPDAIKKAVDNAFKNLTTVSIKGTTIAHDIEHKYNASRVLLKPASEGTGVIAGGATRPVLELAGIQDILTKSIGSNNPNTLVRATIEALSKLKG; from the coding sequence ATGGTAGAGATCAATAGAGATGATTTTGAAGAATCAATTGTAAATATTGGCCGTGTTACTAAGGTTGTTAAAGGTGGTAGACGTTTCCGTTTTACTGCTTTAATCGTAGTTGGTGATAAAAATGGTACTGTAGGTTTCGGTGTTGGAAAAGCTAAAGAGGTTCCAGACGCTATTAAAAAAGCTGTTGATAACGCTTTCAAAAACCTAACTACTGTAAGTATTAAAGGTACTACTATCGCTCACGATATTGAACACAAATATAACGCTTCTCGCGTTTTACTTAAACCAGCATCTGAAGGTACTGGTGTTATCGCTGGTGGGGCAACTCGTCCAGTTCTAGAGCTTGCAGGGATTCAAGATATCCTTACAAAATCTATCGGTTCTAACAATCCAAATACACTAGTACGTGCTACAATCGAAGCACTTAGCAAGTTAAAAGGATAA
- a CDS encoding chorismate mutase: MKKCNSLQEVRDEIDIIDAKLVDLISERSHLIRQAVAFKNTIDEVKAEDRIDDIMQRVRNKAISLGINPNMISDLFTIMIDEMVETEIAEFRNSGKF; the protein is encoded by the coding sequence ATGAAAAAATGTAATTCACTCCAAGAAGTAAGAGACGAAATTGATATTATTGATGCAAAACTAGTTGATCTTATTTCAGAAAGAAGTCATCTAATACGTCAGGCCGTTGCATTTAAAAATACAATAGATGAAGTAAAAGCAGAAGATCGTATTGATGATATTATGCAGCGTGTACGTAATAAAGCAATTAGTCTTGGAATCAATCCGAATATGATAAGTGATCTATTTACTATTATGATTGATGAAATGGTAGAAACTGAAATAGCAGAATTCAGAAATTCAGGAAAGTTTTAA
- the rplE gene encoding 50S ribosomal protein L5, with protein sequence MARMKDKYLALKPELQSELDIKNVMDTPALEKIIISVGAGFAMKDNKLMQNIEDTITTIAGQKASTVIAKKSVAGFKVREGMPVGVRVTLRGENMYNFFDRLVSIALPRVKDFRGVPRNGFDGRGNYNFGLQEQLIFPEINYDSIMQIHGMNITVVTTAKEDKGAFTLLEKMGMPFTKGGNN encoded by the coding sequence ATGGCACGTATGAAAGATAAATACTTAGCTTTAAAACCTGAGTTACAATCTGAATTAGATATCAAAAATGTTATGGATACTCCAGCATTAGAAAAAATTATTATCTCTGTAGGTGCAGGTTTTGCAATGAAAGATAATAAGCTTATGCAAAACATTGAAGATACAATTACAACTATTGCTGGTCAAAAAGCTTCTACTGTAATCGCTAAGAAATCTGTTGCAGGTTTCAAAGTTCGTGAAGGTATGCCAGTTGGTGTTCGTGTAACTCTTCGTGGTGAAAATATGTATAACTTCTTTGACCGCCTTGTGTCTATCGCACTTCCTCGTGTGAAAGACTTCCGTGGTGTTCCAAGAAATGGTTTTGATGGTCGTGGTAACTATAACTTCGGTCTTCAAGAACAACTTATCTTCCCAGAAATCAATTATGATTCAATCATGCAAATTCATGGTATGAACATTACTGTAGTTACAACTGCTAAAGAAGATAAAGGTGCATTCACTCTATTAGAGAAAATGGGTATGCCTTTCACTAAAGGAGGGAACAACTAA